One window of the Pyrinomonadaceae bacterium genome contains the following:
- a CDS encoding VOC family protein codes for MVVALHHVNVTVPAKLEAVAKHFYGAVLGLKQIPKPATSRQSGAWYEIGETQLHLSVDDEGHGQVSSGHVCFAISDLAEAEQKFREAGVEIIPDPKPNPNAPRFFVRDPGGNLLEIAQASV; via the coding sequence ATGGTCGTAGCACTGCATCACGTCAACGTAACGGTGCCCGCGAAACTTGAAGCGGTGGCCAAGCATTTTTACGGCGCGGTGCTCGGCTTGAAACAGATTCCGAAACCAGCGACGTCGCGCCAAAGCGGTGCCTGGTACGAAATCGGTGAGACGCAGTTGCATCTCTCGGTCGACGACGAAGGACACGGACAGGTGAGTTCCGGTCATGTCTGCTTCGCCATTTCTGACCTGGCGGAAGCGGAACAGAAATTTCGCGAAGCCGGAGTCGAGATCATCCCTGACCCCAAGCCGAACCCGAATGCGCCACGATTTTTTGTCCGCGACCCGGGCGGAAATCTGTTAGAGATTGCGCAGGCCTCTGTGTAA
- a CDS encoding DUF559 domain-containing protein has protein sequence MKINIIGGGPAGMYFAILMKQADATHELTIYERNGPDDTFGWGVVFSGKTLANLRNADETSHAEITRDFEAWDNVDVVHREEKISIHGNSFSGIARLRLLKVLQKRCEELGIQIHFRTEVDDIESLKDACDLLVGADGVNSTVRQKFAEHFEPDLSARPNKYIWYGTNQLFHGLTLTFRESDAGVFAAHSYKFDKTTSTFIVECDPETWDRAGFATLPDEETRRYVGEVFARDLGGHALRSNNSKWINFVLVKNANWHFENVVLLGDALHTAHFSIGSGTKLAIEDAITLKQSFDDTHDVRAALTRFEEVRKPVIEDYQAAAYESMLWFENARQYMHLSPIELAYSLMKRSGRVDDEELRKRDPKFVAQYQRRTSGRCFRAGTEVKTQQGWKMIERIQCGEVVWTHRNRLRPVIGLQPHPHVGRIIGVRVQGSMQTIWMTPSQRLFSPSPPAERGLGGEDAVRLDPAPNPSPQAGRGDIQRRLGGSHVGLWKLGRDLKRNSTAAEKLLWNELRGKKLGIKFRRQHSLGNYIADFYAPDVLLAIELDGSIHDSDRQRWADGIRHRQIEQAGVRILRFRNERVLHDLKAVLGEISHCIPTSPQAASGETAIGPYFRNAGDLNVGDEIILSECGHLGVVESVESAFTNETVFDLIVEEDHSYITAVGIACE, from the coding sequence ATGAAGATCAACATTATCGGCGGCGGGCCGGCTGGCATGTACTTCGCCATCCTCATGAAGCAGGCCGACGCCACCCACGAGCTCACCATCTATGAACGAAACGGCCCGGACGACACGTTTGGTTGGGGAGTAGTGTTTTCGGGAAAGACGCTCGCGAACTTACGCAACGCTGACGAAACGTCGCACGCGGAAATCACCCGCGACTTTGAAGCGTGGGACAACGTGGATGTCGTGCATCGCGAGGAAAAGATTTCGATCCACGGCAACAGCTTTTCCGGCATCGCGCGACTTCGCCTGCTGAAGGTCCTGCAAAAACGATGTGAAGAGCTCGGCATTCAAATCCATTTTCGAACTGAAGTCGACGATATCGAGTCACTGAAAGACGCGTGCGATTTGCTCGTCGGCGCGGACGGGGTCAACAGCACGGTTCGTCAGAAATTCGCCGAACATTTCGAGCCAGACCTCAGCGCGCGGCCGAACAAGTACATCTGGTACGGCACGAATCAGTTATTTCACGGTTTGACGCTTACGTTCCGTGAGAGTGATGCCGGAGTTTTCGCGGCGCATTCTTACAAGTTCGACAAAACGACCAGCACCTTCATCGTCGAATGCGACCCCGAGACGTGGGATCGAGCCGGATTCGCGACGCTGCCCGATGAAGAGACGCGCCGGTATGTCGGCGAAGTGTTCGCGCGCGATCTTGGGGGGCACGCGTTGCGGTCGAACAATTCGAAATGGATTAACTTTGTCCTGGTTAAGAATGCGAATTGGCATTTCGAAAACGTCGTGCTGCTCGGTGACGCTTTGCACACGGCGCACTTCTCGATCGGCTCAGGCACCAAGCTGGCGATCGAAGACGCGATTACGCTGAAGCAATCCTTTGACGATACTCACGATGTCCGCGCAGCCTTGACGCGATTCGAAGAGGTGCGTAAGCCGGTGATCGAGGACTATCAAGCCGCGGCCTACGAAAGCATGTTGTGGTTTGAGAACGCGCGCCAATACATGCACCTGTCGCCAATTGAACTCGCCTATTCGCTGATGAAGCGGAGCGGGCGCGTGGATGATGAAGAGCTGCGAAAGCGCGATCCGAAGTTTGTGGCGCAGTACCAGCGAAGGACTTCCGGGAGATGCTTTCGTGCGGGCACTGAAGTGAAAACGCAGCAAGGATGGAAAATGATTGAGCGCATCCAATGCGGTGAAGTCGTCTGGACGCATCGCAACAGATTAAGACCGGTGATTGGCCTTCAGCCGCATCCGCATGTCGGTCGCATTATTGGTGTTCGTGTCCAAGGCAGCATGCAAACGATTTGGATGACCCCCTCGCAGAGACTCTTCTCCCCCTCTCCGCCTGCGGAGAGGGGGTTAGGGGGTGAGGACGCCGTGCGTCTTGACCCCGCCCCTAACCCCTCCCCGCAAGCGGGGAGGGGAGATATACAACGTCGGCTGGGTGGCTCGCATGTCGGATTGTGGAAGTTGGGTCGCGACCTGAAAAGAAACTCCACGGCCGCTGAAAAACTTCTGTGGAATGAACTCCGCGGGAAGAAGCTTGGAATCAAGTTTCGGCGACAGCATTCCCTCGGCAATTACATCGCCGATTTCTACGCACCCGATGTCCTCCTGGCCATCGAGCTGGACGGTTCTATCCATGATTCTGACAGACAACGATGGGCGGATGGCATTAGGCATAGACAGATTGAGCAAGCAGGTGTTCGAATTCTTCGGTTCAGAAATGAAAGAGTGTTGCACGATCTGAAAGCGGTCCTTGGCGAAATAAGTCACTGCATCCCCACCTCTCCACAGGCGGCGAGCGGAGAAACTGCGATAGGCCCTTACTTTCGCAACGCTGGTGACTTAAACGTTGGGGACGAAATCATTCTCAGCGAATGTGGTCATCTGGGTGTGGTCGAGTCAGTTGAATCAGCTTTCACAAACGAGACAGTCTTCGATCTCATCGTCGAAGAGGATCATTCCTACATCACAGCAGTCGGCATAGCCTGTGAATAA
- a CDS encoding VOC family protein: protein MFLGLRTAIYHVGDIEKGKMWYTKVLGIEPYFDQPFYVGFNVSGYELGLQPDETAADVRADGAVAYWGVADADAVFKELIALGSTVHEPVQDVGGGIKVGTVKDPFGNVFGIIENPHFKLA, encoded by the coding sequence ATGTTTCTCGGACTACGCACAGCCATCTATCACGTCGGCGACATTGAAAAAGGCAAGATGTGGTACACCAAGGTCCTCGGAATCGAGCCTTACTTCGACCAGCCGTTCTACGTCGGATTCAATGTGAGTGGATATGAACTCGGCCTCCAACCGGACGAAACCGCTGCCGATGTCCGAGCTGACGGAGCGGTGGCATATTGGGGAGTCGCTGATGCGGACGCAGTTTTCAAAGAGCTGATCGCATTGGGCTCAACGGTTCACGAACCCGTACAGGACGTCGGTGGAGGAATCAAAGTGGGGACGGTTAAAGATCCCTTCGGCAATGTCTTTGGCATCATCGAGAACCCACACTTCAAGCTTGCTTAA
- a CDS encoding RidA family protein, whose translation MAFTLINPESLGAPRGYSNGVLTDAGGRVLFISGQIGWDHQQKIVSDDVVEQFDLALANVIAVVVEAGGKPDQIARLIIYVTDKNEYRDRTTEIGERYRARMGKHFPAMVLVEVKSLLEDRAKIEIEGTAVL comes from the coding sequence ATGGCCTTCACACTTATCAATCCCGAATCACTCGGTGCGCCGCGCGGCTATTCGAACGGAGTGCTCACGGACGCCGGTGGCCGGGTGCTTTTCATCTCCGGGCAAATCGGTTGGGATCACCAGCAGAAGATAGTCAGCGATGATGTCGTTGAGCAGTTCGATCTCGCGCTGGCGAATGTGATTGCGGTCGTCGTTGAAGCCGGCGGGAAACCGGATCAAATCGCGCGACTGATCATTTACGTCACTGACAAGAATGAATACCGCGATCGAACGACGGAAATCGGTGAGCGTTATCGCGCGCGCATGGGGAAACATTTTCCGGCAATGGTGCTGGTCGAAGTGAAGAGTCTTTTAGAAGACCGGGCTAAAATCGAAATCGAGGGGACGGCTGTTCTCTAA
- a CDS encoding aminotransferase class I/II-fold pyridoxal phosphate-dependent enzyme has product MNTQSTYMQWAKKRPKVKYDLALSGILNLPFPELEATIDDIDLNGDNSYGYSPLVNAIADHCHVAPEDVVSISGGTSMANHLAMAAVIEPGDEVLIEQPTYEPLLALAEYFGLQVKRFSRAFDNNFEVDLDELRAKVSSRTRLIVLTNLHNPSSALIDEATLRRIGEIANSAGARVLVDEVYLDAMFEDAPRSSVHLGPQFIATSSLTKGYGLSGLRCGWILAEPELAERMRLLHDIFGAVAPHPAERLSVLAMRQLPKFIARAKNILESNRAVLNDFLDSREELSASRSEIGTTCFPRLEKGSVDSLWTLLNDKYETAFVPGRFFESPQHLRLGICAEPELFETGVRRLGQALDELGNSN; this is encoded by the coding sequence ATGAACACTCAATCCACCTACATGCAATGGGCCAAGAAGCGGCCGAAGGTGAAGTACGATCTCGCTTTGAGTGGAATTCTGAATCTTCCCTTCCCCGAACTCGAAGCCACGATCGATGATATCGATCTGAACGGCGACAACTCATACGGCTACAGCCCGCTGGTAAATGCGATTGCCGATCATTGCCATGTCGCGCCCGAAGACGTGGTCAGCATTTCCGGCGGCACGTCTATGGCGAATCACCTCGCGATGGCGGCGGTGATCGAACCCGGCGACGAAGTTTTGATTGAGCAACCAACGTATGAGCCGCTGCTGGCTTTGGCCGAATACTTTGGCTTGCAGGTCAAACGTTTCTCGCGGGCGTTTGACAACAACTTCGAGGTCGATCTGGACGAATTACGAGCGAAAGTCAGCTCGCGGACGCGCTTGATCGTGCTGACGAATCTGCATAACCCGAGCAGCGCGTTGATAGATGAAGCGACCCTCAGGCGCATTGGTGAAATCGCCAACAGTGCCGGGGCCCGCGTGCTGGTTGATGAAGTTTATCTCGATGCCATGTTCGAAGACGCACCGCGCTCATCGGTTCATCTTGGGCCGCAGTTCATCGCGACCAGTAGTTTGACGAAGGGTTATGGCCTGAGCGGCCTGCGCTGTGGCTGGATCCTCGCGGAACCGGAACTCGCCGAAAGAATGCGCCTGCTGCACGACATCTTCGGGGCGGTTGCGCCACATCCAGCGGAGCGGCTGAGTGTGCTCGCCATGCGGCAGCTGCCAAAGTTCATCGCACGCGCGAAGAACATTCTGGAAAGCAATCGCGCCGTGCTGAATGATTTCCTCGACTCCCGAGAAGAACTCTCCGCGTCGAGATCCGAAATTGGCACGACCTGTTTTCCGCGATTGGAGAAAGGCAGCGTTGATTCGCTTTGGACTTTGCTGAACGATAAGTACGAAACCGCTTTTGTGCCGGGCCGCTTCTTTGAATCACCGCAGCACCTGCGCCTCGGCATTTGCGCCGAACCGGAACTTTTCGAAACGGGAGTGCGACGATTAGGGCAGGCTCTCGACGAACTAGGCAACTCAAACTAA
- a CDS encoding DUF1572 family protein translates to MTTQSLGQHYMEDVLRTFREYKKLGERAFAQTSDEDFFRTIDDESNSISVIIKHIAGNMLSRWTDFLNTDGEKPDRNRDMEFVMLPETTKDEMLAYWEKGWKCTFDALEPLTADDLLRTVKIRGEDHTIVQAINRQIAHYASHIGQIVYLAKHFKSNEWQSLSVPKNKSAEFNAQLQNREGKHRGKGV, encoded by the coding sequence ATGACCACTCAATCTCTCGGCCAACATTATATGGAAGACGTGCTGCGGACCTTTCGCGAATACAAAAAGCTGGGCGAGCGCGCATTCGCGCAAACCAGCGACGAAGATTTTTTTCGCACCATCGACGACGAGTCGAATAGCATCTCCGTCATCATCAAGCATATTGCCGGCAACATGCTTTCGCGCTGGACTGACTTCCTGAACACTGACGGCGAGAAGCCGGACCGCAATCGCGACATGGAATTCGTGATGCTGCCCGAGACGACAAAGGACGAAATGCTTGCGTACTGGGAGAAGGGTTGGAAATGCACATTCGACGCGCTCGAACCATTAACGGCTGACGATCTGCTGCGCACGGTGAAGATTCGCGGCGAGGATCACACAATCGTGCAGGCCATCAACCGGCAGATTGCCCATTACGCGAGTCACATCGGGCAGATTGTCTATCTCGCGAAGCATTTCAAATCGAATGAGTGGCAAAGCCTGAGCGTGCCGAAGAACAAGTCGGCCGAGTTCAACGCTCAGTTACAGAATCGCGAGGGTAAGCACAGAGGCAAAGGGGTTTGA
- the hisS gene encoding histidine--tRNA ligase: MPSLKTQPARGMRDFLPADVRKREYVIGVIKQVYERYGFEPLETPAVENIETLMGKYGEEGNQLIFKILKRGEHEKTGEADLALRYDLTVPLARVVAQYQNDLPKFFKRYQIQPVWRADRPARGRFREFYQCDVDVLGSQSMIVEAELIAAASDALVALGFKDFTIRLNHRQVLTGILDQAGVSREQHDAALIALDKMDKAGPEGVARELQARGIVDESAVKLMRFFEGLAGAKHALDLVDLGEATDARAAYNADVLGRLVEFIGPHEIGASGVDDLRQILQFAKASGVDQRIKLDPTLARGLAYYTGAIIEINVADLAGSLGGGGRYDNLVGMFLGKDVPACGFSLGLERIIVVMSEREMFPEQLIASPADVMVTLWSDDSIAESIALASELRTNGLRVDVYPEADKLGKQFKYASERGIPFVAILGDEERAKGEVAIKDMRSGEQKSVARGQVAHLLQNRER, from the coding sequence ATGCCTTCACTAAAGACCCAGCCGGCCCGTGGCATGCGCGATTTCTTGCCCGCCGACGTGCGTAAACGCGAGTACGTCATTGGGGTCATTAAGCAGGTCTACGAGCGCTACGGTTTCGAGCCGCTGGAAACCCCGGCGGTCGAAAATATCGAGACGCTGATGGGCAAGTACGGTGAAGAAGGCAATCAGCTCATCTTCAAAATTCTCAAGCGTGGCGAGCATGAGAAGACCGGCGAAGCGGATCTCGCACTGCGTTACGATCTGACTGTTCCCCTCGCGCGCGTGGTCGCGCAGTATCAGAACGATCTGCCGAAATTTTTCAAGCGCTACCAGATTCAACCAGTCTGGCGCGCGGATCGTCCCGCGCGCGGCCGCTTTCGCGAGTTTTATCAATGCGACGTCGATGTGCTTGGGTCGCAATCAATGATTGTCGAGGCCGAGCTAATCGCAGCGGCGAGCGACGCGCTGGTAGCGCTGGGCTTCAAAGACTTCACGATTCGTTTGAATCATCGGCAGGTCCTCACGGGCATTCTTGATCAGGCTGGAGTGTCGCGTGAGCAGCACGACGCCGCTCTAATTGCCCTCGACAAGATGGACAAAGCCGGGCCCGAGGGTGTCGCACGTGAGCTTCAGGCACGGGGCATCGTCGATGAATCCGCCGTGAAGCTGATGCGCTTCTTCGAAGGACTTGCCGGCGCGAAACATGCTTTGGATCTGGTCGATCTCGGTGAGGCTACCGACGCGCGCGCGGCTTACAATGCCGACGTTCTCGGGCGTTTGGTCGAGTTCATCGGCCCACACGAAATCGGCGCGAGTGGCGTTGACGATTTGCGCCAAATTCTTCAGTTCGCCAAGGCAAGCGGCGTCGATCAACGAATCAAACTCGATCCGACCCTGGCGCGCGGACTCGCGTATTATACTGGCGCGATCATTGAAATTAACGTCGCGGATCTCGCGGGCAGTCTCGGCGGCGGCGGACGTTACGACAATCTCGTCGGCATGTTTCTTGGCAAAGACGTTCCGGCATGTGGTTTCTCGCTCGGACTAGAACGGATCATCGTGGTGATGAGCGAGCGCGAAATGTTTCCGGAACAGTTGATAGCCTCGCCCGCGGACGTGATGGTGACACTCTGGAGCGACGACTCAATCGCTGAATCGATCGCACTCGCGAGCGAATTGAGAACCAACGGGTTGCGCGTCGATGTGTATCCTGAAGCCGACAAGCTAGGTAAGCAATTTAAGTATGCCTCGGAGCGCGGCATCCCGTTTGTGGCGATTCTTGGAGACGAAGAGCGCGCCAAAGGCGAAGTCGCGATTAAAGATATGCGGAGCGGCGAGCAGAAATCCGTGGCCCGCGGCCAAGTCGCGCATTTGTTACAGAACCGCGAGCGATAG
- a CDS encoding enoyl-CoA hydratase family protein, which produces MKNPKSFLYEQRDGIGTITLNRPERLNAITFEVYHELTDFIAQLRDEKDVRVVVITGAGRAFCSGGDVVDIIGELTGRDAEGLLQFTRLTCELIHNMRALPKPIIASLNGTVAGAGACIALAADIRIAAEEAKIAFIFVKVGLAGTDMGATYLLPRVVGLAKATELLMTGDFTEAAEAERMGLYNRVVPRAQLETVTREFAGKLARGPALGIAKTKEMLNRELHMGFDAALEAEAVAQALCMQTPDFKEAHAAFIEKRPAKFE; this is translated from the coding sequence ATGAAAAATCCGAAAAGTTTTCTTTACGAACAGCGCGACGGCATCGGCACGATCACTCTGAATCGGCCCGAACGTTTGAATGCGATCACGTTTGAGGTGTATCACGAGCTGACGGACTTCATCGCACAGCTTCGCGATGAAAAAGATGTGCGCGTCGTCGTGATTACCGGGGCGGGCCGCGCGTTCTGCTCGGGCGGTGATGTCGTGGACATCATCGGCGAATTGACGGGCCGCGACGCCGAGGGGCTGCTTCAGTTCACGCGGCTGACGTGCGAACTGATTCACAACATGCGCGCGCTGCCAAAGCCGATTATCGCCAGCTTGAACGGCACAGTTGCCGGCGCAGGCGCGTGCATCGCGCTGGCTGCAGACATTCGGATTGCTGCTGAAGAGGCGAAGATCGCTTTCATCTTTGTAAAAGTCGGACTCGCCGGCACAGACATGGGCGCGACTTATCTGTTGCCCCGCGTCGTGGGTCTCGCAAAGGCCACCGAGTTGTTAATGACGGGCGACTTTACGGAAGCGGCCGAGGCCGAACGGATGGGGCTTTACAATCGCGTCGTGCCGCGTGCTCAACTTGAAACCGTTACGCGTGAGTTCGCCGGGAAGCTTGCGCGCGGGCCGGCGCTGGGAATCGCCAAGACGAAAGAGATGCTTAATCGCGAGCTTCACATGGGATTCGATGCGGCCCTCGAAGCCGAGGCGGTCGCGCAAGCACTGTGCATGCAGACCCCGGATTTCAAAGAAGCACATGCGGCGTTCATAGAGAAGCGGCCGGCAAAGTTCGAGTGA
- a CDS encoding M20/M25/M40 family metallo-hydrolase, producing MIRRQFAALVLLFALVAPYAALAQQPANQQPALDPNDPIAKIRDEGMNRSQVMQTLSYLTDVIGPRLTASPQMKRANDWTRDTLAKWGLQNANVESWGTFGRGWSLKRFSAQVIEPQGFPLIAYPKAWSPGTNGPVAAEVVYFDAKDEADLARFKGKLKGKIVLTAPMREVKALFAAPGTRRDEKNLLALANAPMPRPGGGGRGGAGNRNPEFLAAQKFAAARNQFFVDEGAAVLIDHGRGDGGTIFVSAATVPQPFSPDTFGPGAASANAPRRFRPWDKDAPKMVPQVAMAVEHYNRVVRMIQAGETVKMEVELAVEYQDKDLNGYNTVAEIPGSDPTLKAEIVMLGGHMDSWHGGTGATDNGAGVAVGMEAVRIIQALGLKPRRTIRIALWSGEEQGLLGSRAYVAKHFGRMETPAATTAANGNGNGTTAAPPPAPVLVKLPDYDKVAGYFNLDNGTGKIRGVYLQGNDAMAGLFRQWLAPFRDLGAETLSLSNTGGTDHLAFDAIGLPGFQFIQDEIEYDTRTHHSNMDMFDRIQADDMKQASTIMAAFIYQSAMRDEKLPRKPVSTRQ from the coding sequence ATGATTCGTCGCCAATTTGCTGCCTTAGTTCTGCTTTTCGCACTCGTCGCGCCGTACGCTGCCCTTGCGCAGCAGCCGGCCAACCAACAGCCCGCGCTCGATCCCAACGACCCAATCGCAAAGATTCGCGATGAAGGTATGAATCGATCACAGGTGATGCAGACGCTTTCTTACCTGACCGATGTCATCGGGCCGCGCCTGACGGCGTCGCCGCAGATGAAGCGCGCGAACGATTGGACGCGCGATACTTTGGCGAAATGGGGATTGCAGAACGCAAATGTTGAAAGCTGGGGGACGTTCGGCCGTGGCTGGTCTTTGAAACGATTCAGCGCGCAGGTGATCGAGCCGCAGGGCTTTCCGCTCATCGCTTACCCGAAAGCGTGGTCGCCGGGAACAAACGGACCGGTAGCCGCTGAAGTTGTCTACTTTGACGCGAAGGACGAAGCCGATCTGGCGCGCTTTAAAGGCAAGTTGAAAGGCAAGATCGTCTTGACCGCGCCGATGCGCGAAGTGAAAGCACTGTTTGCGGCGCCGGGAACGCGACGGGACGAAAAGAACCTGCTCGCCCTCGCGAATGCGCCGATGCCCCGTCCGGGCGGCGGTGGCCGTGGTGGGGCCGGCAATCGCAATCCGGAATTTCTTGCGGCGCAGAAGTTCGCCGCTGCCAGGAACCAGTTCTTTGTTGACGAAGGCGCGGCCGTGCTAATCGATCATGGCCGTGGTGATGGCGGCACGATTTTCGTATCGGCGGCCACTGTGCCGCAGCCGTTCTCGCCGGATACTTTCGGGCCCGGCGCGGCCAGCGCGAATGCCCCCCGGCGGTTCAGACCGTGGGACAAAGACGCCCCAAAGATGGTGCCGCAGGTGGCCATGGCGGTCGAACATTACAACCGTGTCGTGCGCATGATTCAAGCCGGCGAAACGGTGAAGATGGAAGTTGAATTAGCCGTTGAATACCAGGACAAGGATCTGAATGGCTACAACACGGTGGCGGAAATTCCCGGCAGCGATCCCACGTTGAAGGCTGAGATCGTGATGCTGGGTGGCCACATGGACTCCTGGCATGGCGGCACCGGCGCGACGGACAACGGGGCCGGCGTAGCGGTGGGCATGGAAGCGGTGCGCATCATTCAAGCTTTGGGATTGAAGCCGCGGCGCACGATTCGCATCGCTTTGTGGAGCGGCGAAGAGCAGGGACTGCTCGGCTCGCGCGCGTACGTCGCGAAACATTTCGGCAGAATGGAAACGCCGGCCGCCACGACTGCGGCAAACGGCAACGGCAACGGAACGACGGCGGCGCCGCCGCCCGCGCCGGTGCTGGTGAAGCTACCGGATTATGACAAGGTCGCGGGTTACTTCAATCTCGATAACGGCACTGGAAAGATTCGCGGCGTTTACCTGCAGGGCAACGACGCGATGGCCGGACTGTTTCGCCAATGGCTGGCGCCGTTCCGCGATCTTGGTGCTGAGACGCTCTCGCTTTCGAATACGGGCGGCACGGATCATCTGGCGTTCGACGCGATTGGCCTGCCGGGCTTTCAATTCATTCAGGATGAGATTGAATACGACACGCGCACGCACCACTCGAACATGGACATGTTCGATCGCATCCAGGCGGATGATATGAAGCAGGCGTCCACGATCATGGCCGCATTCATCTATCAGAGTGCGATGAGAGATGAGAAGCTGCCGCGGAAACCTGTGAGCACCAGGCAGTGA
- a CDS encoding acyl-CoA dehydrogenase family protein, whose product MDSFIATIPFFTSQQRSLADRVEEFASHEIEPRASADERDVEEALPAYVRLLSEQDLLRYAVAAPGEQFDLRAFCLIRETLSYSSPLADLAFVMQGLGTYAISLAATEHVRDFWLDRARTGQAIAAFALTEPDAGSDVSALKTEARREGDGYLINGRKRFISNAGVADFYTVFARTGTRADGRAEISAFIVSARMPGFSVAERTDMIAPHPIGELEFKNCRVPAEDMIGNQGDGLRLALQTLDLFRASVGAAACGMARRALDESVKYAKTREQFGKRLSEHQLIQEKLADMITELDAARLLVYRAAYLKDAGDERSTREASEAKLFATEAAGRIIDQAVQIHGGSGLVRGSVVERLYRDVRALRIYEGTSEIQKLVIANQLLKE is encoded by the coding sequence ATGGATTCCTTCATCGCCACAATTCCATTTTTCACCTCACAGCAACGCTCCCTCGCTGACCGCGTCGAGGAATTCGCCAGCCACGAAATCGAACCGCGCGCCAGTGCCGACGAGCGTGACGTTGAAGAAGCGTTACCCGCCTACGTGCGGCTGTTGAGCGAGCAAGATCTGCTGCGCTACGCGGTGGCCGCACCTGGCGAACAATTCGATCTGCGCGCCTTCTGCCTCATTCGCGAAACGCTTTCGTATTCCTCGCCACTAGCTGATCTCGCGTTTGTGATGCAGGGGCTGGGCACGTACGCGATTAGCCTTGCCGCAACTGAACACGTGCGCGATTTCTGGTTGGATCGCGCGCGCACCGGACAAGCAATCGCGGCTTTTGCTTTGACCGAGCCTGACGCAGGTTCAGACGTGTCGGCTTTGAAAACCGAAGCACGACGCGAAGGCGACGGTTACCTCATCAACGGCCGTAAACGCTTTATCTCAAATGCAGGCGTCGCTGATTTCTACACCGTGTTCGCGCGCACCGGAACGCGCGCAGACGGTCGGGCGGAGATTTCTGCATTCATCGTAAGCGCGCGCATGCCGGGATTCAGCGTTGCCGAACGGACTGACATGATCGCGCCGCATCCGATTGGCGAACTGGAATTCAAAAACTGTCGCGTGCCGGCCGAAGACATGATCGGAAATCAGGGCGACGGGCTGCGCCTCGCGCTGCAAACGCTCGACCTGTTTCGCGCGAGCGTCGGCGCGGCGGCCTGCGGCATGGCGCGCCGGGCCCTGGATGAAAGTGTGAAATATGCGAAAACGCGCGAACAGTTCGGTAAGCGACTGTCAGAGCATCAACTGATTCAAGAGAAGCTTGCGGACATGATCACTGAACTCGACGCGGCCCGGCTGCTCGTATATCGCGCCGCGTATTTGAAAGATGCAGGCGACGAACGTTCGACCCGTGAGGCCAGTGAAGCAAAGCTGTTCGCCACTGAAGCGGCCGGCCGCATCATCGATCAGGCCGTACAGATTCACGGCGGTAGCGGACTTGTGCGCGGATCAGTGGTTGAGCGGCTGTATCGCGACGTGCGCGCGCTGCGGATTTACGAAGGAACTTCAGAGATTCAAAAGCTCGTGATCGCCAATCAACTCTTGAAAGAGTAA